The nucleotide sequence GGGAAGCCGCCATCGGGCGTAAACGACTTGACCTGACCGGCCGACAGACCGTCGGCAGAGATCGTGACGTGACATTCGCGCAGTTCCTCGATGTCCTCTTCGTCCCACTCGCCTGAGAAAATCTCCGTAAACAGGTTTTTGAGGTTTATCGAGTTGTCGCCCCAGTTCCAGTGTCGACCTGCGTACATGTATAGCTCGTACTTGCCCGCCTGCAGTGATTCAGTTTCGTTAACCTGACGAAGCTGCCGGCTGCCGCGCACCCGGTCAGTAGCGCCGGGCTGCATAATCCACACGAGCTCCCGCGTATCAGTGTTCAAAATCCACGCGTACACGCTCAACTGATCAGCATCGCGCGGGCGCATTCCAACGGCGTCGATGGTCACCGAAGCGTCTTTGGTCAACTCAAACCCGGTGGCTCCCAGGTCTCCGGGTTGGAGCTTGTCGAGACGGGCGATTTCGACCGCCTCAGACGATACCGCGGCACACACCGCAATGACGAATATGATCAGCCCGAGTCTGTTTATGTTGCGCACTCAGGGTCTCCTTCTTTGGTCCATGCTCCCAGATGGAATTCAGACTTTCATTCCCTGTCAATACGTACGGAGCCGGCATAAGTTTCGCCGGCGCTGTGTCTTACGGCGACGTCCCGGAGCCTCCCAAGGGGCCGCGATCTGTTTGCGTTGGTTACCAATCGGTTACGCCACAACCCGCAAGTGAAACATCAATTCGATGATAAACTACTGGAAGAATGAACGAACAAGTGTGGCGACTGCGAAGACCTTTCGGGGATCCCCCGTATCCGAAACAAAGTCTTTGAAGCGCCGCTGCAAAAGCGGGCTGCTTTGAATGCGCCAGGACACGAAATCGTTGAGCCACGGGCGTGACAGCCACTTCTCCGCGAAGAAGTATCCTCGGTATCTGGGGCGGAGTTCTTCGGCGACACGCCTCGGATAGGCTTCAAGTTGAGAAAAGTCCCTGGAGCTGAGCGCCCGTGTGATGGCGTCAGCCGCCAATTCGCCGGTCTCCATGGCCTTCCCGATACCCTCGCCGGTGAACGGAAAGGTCGCCCCGGCGGTTTCACCGACCGCCACAAATCGACTCGTGGCGTCGATCAGGCGTGCACCTTGAAGTCCGCAGCGAAGTGCGGCCCCACCGAGTCTGGATACCTCCTCGGATTGCTCCATCAACCGCCGGCTCTCGGGAAACTCTTTCAGAAACGTCTCCAGCACGCGCTTGAGGCTGCCGTACGACTCTCCCTTCTCGAATTGGCATCCGCATCCGACATTGTATTCTCCGTCGCCGAGCGGTATGATCCAGGCATACCCGGGGATCAGCGAGCGGTCGTAGGAGAGGATCATCCTGTCGATGGGATATCGGGACCGTACGTAGCGGCGGACGGCGACTGCGCTGGGTTCCTCACGGGCAACCAGGCCTGTGCGGCCGGCCAGTCGGACTTGTGCGCCGGTGGCGACGACCGCAAGTCTCGAACGGATGACGCGATCGCACCCGGTGACGTGCAGGCAGACTATTCCCTCGCGATCTACGGAGGCTTCGTTGATTTCCGCATGACCGAACAGCACTCCGCGCCGTGCCGCGGCGAAGGCCAGTACAGCGTCGAATGTCCTTCTCTTAATAGTCCAGTACGTCCCGGGAACATCGAAGTGATATCGCCTCGGGCTGTAAATTGTCGCGACCGGCGGCTGGTGACCCCGGCGAGTTATTTCGTCCAACAGATCGGCGCGGCGGAGGGCATCAATGGCATCAAAGAGAAGACAATCCCCGCAGACTTTTTCTCGGGGAAAGCGATCGCGGTCGACGAGAAGCACTTCGAGCCCGGCGGCAGCGAGGTGGATGGAGGTAATGGATCCTGCCGGGCCGGCGCCAACCACGACAACATCGAACACTCGATCGGGCAGTCGATCGAGGGGACGTTGCAGCGTTTCGGCGGCGGCCTGTGTATCCGTTTCTTTGTGCATAAGCCCTGGATTTCGAGCACTAAAAAGACGTCAGGCACAACGGCGGAGTCTCAGTCGCAAACAGGCGCGTGACATCGGCAACTCGTGCAGGTTTGTCGATCGTCGCGATACCGTATTCACACAGCTTATCAAAAGTCACCGCGCCCATTACCATGGACGAGAATTCCGCTATCGGGAGGTTTATCTCAACCGTCGGTGAATCGACGGCTACCAATTCAGCACGTCCACCCCGAAACGCTACAACCCGTCGACCGTCATTCTCCGGAAGGAAGGTGTCTCGCAGCATAATACCGACTGAGATCTCGGACCCGGGAAATGCCACGGGTTGGAGTTGTCCGCACAGTCGATCGAAGTCAATCACGCGAAACATGATACCGACACCTGCGGTGTTGGTCTGGTGAAACACCGGCTGCTCCAAAACATCGCTGTTGTCACGGGGGTCCTGACAGAGATAATGAAAGGCGTCATCCGGTGATGCGATCAGCACGTGGCGCACCTGATCGAATTGGCTGTGAAGAAATCCCAACATTCCGCTCAAGGCGCGGGGAGTCAGGTACAACAGGTGGTGTACTCTCAGGTCATACTTAATGAAGTTGCCGGGGTCAAAGTTCGTAAAGGCCAGCACGGCGTAGCCTTCGAGGACACCGTCGAATTCATAGCCCAGGACTTTGTGCATGCGCTCCGGCCGAAAGGTCTTGAAAAACGTATGTTCGTTTTCCTCGGCCATGCCGTGCCGTTCGGCGGCGATCGCATTGTGGCAGCCCAGCAACTGCGGGATATCGTTGGCGTTCAGGAATCGACATCGGAATCGCTCTTCAGATGGAGGTAGCTGTTGCGCTGTCACGCGATACCGGTACATTTTGGCTCCGTAGCCAAATCCCATCTGGTGATAGAAGTCCGGTCGAAAGGGCCATAACAGGGCCAGCGAGGCTTCTCGCGAGCGGTACTGTCGCAGATAGTATTCCATCATTGCTTTGGCGACACCGCGTTTCTTGTGGGTCAGGTCAACCGCCACGCCGCCGACTCCTCCCCCGCTTATCAAAGTGCCCCTCACGTTGATGCGAAAATCGTGCAATCGCATAAACCCGACCAGTCGCCGGTCATCATAACAGCCGCAGTACGACACACGCGGATCCAGCAGTTCGTCCCGCATATACTGCCGCACGCGTTCGAGGCCCGCACTGCCATCCCGGGCGATACCTGGGTAAGCGTTAGTCATCAATGTGACGGCATCGTCAAACGATGCCTCGTCCAGTGGTCTGATCGAGTACATCAACTGACACCCCGTAGACGTGAAAACAACCTGGAGAGATACCGGTGAACGGCGTGTATACCGCCAACCGGCTCCGCGTACATGAGGATGCACTTGCCGGTGACAACATCGAGCCCCGCGGCCTTTGCCAGCGCGGCGGCCTCGGTGAAATCTGCACCCTGCTGAAACCAGATCCGGCGCACCCCGGTCCGAACAGCTTCGTCGACTAAACCGCCGACCCGCTCCGGTTTCACCACGACAATGACCGATTCAGGAGGATCCGGGATTACAGATAGGGACAGAAAGGCACGTTTCCCCTCAATCGGAACGTCACTCATGGAGACGGGGACAGCGTCGTACCCCCTCCGAAGCAATTCCCGAAAAACCGTATTACCGAACTTCCATCGGGTCCGGGATACTCCTACGACAGCGACACGTTGCGGCGTCGAAAAAGCGACAATGGCGGGGTCGGGTTTCACAGGCTAAGATTTCCTCTGGACATCATAATAGAGACGAACGGACTCCATGTGCAACCGCTTTTGGTTGCTCCGCGGGATCGTGGTGAGCTGTCACAGCGTTTGCATAGGTTTGCACGGGGAAACTTGACCGGAATCCGGGCCTCGTAGCTATATAACTTTATAACAATGACTTGCAGGCGTCTCCCGTCATCCTGATTTTCGGCATGCCATTTACAGGAGGTACGGTTGAAAGGGAAAACCGATGGAGCAACAACTGGTCGACATATTCGGGCAGACGGCGTACCTGGTTCTGATCGGCACCACCGCCGCGGCGATGTTCTTTGCGATGACGGCCGTTCGCGAGCTCCAGTCGCACAACGTCGATGGTGTGCTATTCCTCGCTCTGGCAGTGTTCTTCGCTATAGCGCACGTCGTATACCTGAACACCTTGCCGAGCCAGAGTCCACTGAAGGTCACCACTACGCCTGACGATCTGTGGCGCTGGGTCAATCTCTACTTCGCCCCCTCTCTGATTGTTTTGTTCCTGCTTTTCGGCGTCTACCGGATGATCGCCGATTCGACCCCGACCGGACTTGTGAAGGTCTTTTTCGGATTGACCCTGTTATGCTACATGTATATGGTGGGTCTACACTGGCCGGCCGACGTCAAGGGCATCATCGCACTCGTCTACACGGGCGCCTGGTTCGACATGGGCTTACGTACGGCGGTGTAAAGCCGGAATGCCTATACATGAGGATCGAGCGGCTCGTCCGCGCGTCCGGAAAACTCCCTCGTATTTGCGACTATCGCGGCGCCTACAGCATCTCCCCACACATTGACAGTGGTCCGACACCGGTCGAGAAACCAGTCGATGGCCCAGATGAAGCCGATTCCCTCCAGCGGAAGGTCCACCGCCGAGAGCACGAACACCATCATCACGGTACCTGCATGGGGTATCCCCGCCGCGCCGATTGACGCGAGGGTCGCTGTGAAGAAGATCACGACTTGCTGTCCGATCGTGAGATCGACTCCGTACACTTGAGCGATAAACAACGCCGCCACCGCTTCATACATCGCCGTCCCATCCATGTTGATGGTCGCCCCGAGCGGCAGGACAAAAGACGCGGCGCGGCTGTCTACCTTGTTACGGTCGACCACCTGTTCCATCGTCAGCGGGAGAGTTGCCGATGAAGACGCCGTCGTGAAGGCGGTGGCAAGCGCCTGGCCGATATTGGCGCCGTACGATAAGGCGTTTCGTTTTGCGAATACCCGGAGCAGCAGCGGCAGTGTGATTGCACCATGAATCATCAATCCGAGCAGCACAGTGAGTACGTACATCCCCAGCCGCGAGAGAAGGTCTGCGACCGAACCGCGCTCGCGCGCGACAATCTCCCCTATGATAGCCAGAACGCCAATCGGGGCAAACCATATGATAAGGGTGACCATCTTCATGATGGCCAGGTTGAGTGACTCGAAGAACTCGATAACCGGCTTGCCCTTCTCCCCCAGCGAACTCAGGACCGCTCCAAACAGGAGGGAGAAGAATATCAGTGGAAGGATGTCGCCGTCGGCAGCCGCTTTCACGATATTGGAGGGAATAAGACTGACAAGCACATCAAGCAGCGTTTTTCCCTGTCCTTTGGCCACGATCTCCGACACGTCCGTTCCCAATTGCTCGACGCCTACTCCCGGCTGGAGGAGATTCACCAAAATCAGGCCGGTGATCACCGCCAGTGCGGTCGTAGACAAGTAGTACAGGAAAGTGTATCCGGCGGTTCTGCCGAGCTTGCGCACGTCGCCGAGCGACGTGACGCCGACGATCATGGACGCAACGATCAGCGGTACAACTATCATCTTGAGGGCGTTCAGGAAGATCGTTCCGAGAAAACCGATAGAGCTGAAGAATTCCGGCAGGTAGTAACCACCCAGCGCTCCAAGGACGGCGGCGGCAATCATACCGGCCAGAACGATGTTGCCTGATTTTCGAGTCATCATAGGGAGAGCTGCCCTTTGTAGCTGAATCTCACGATGCAGTATATCTATGGGACGGTGCGCTCACAACGATAAAACTGCGCGCGGGTGCGATTGGGCTCGCGGATCAGGACTATTGCATTGACAGGCCCGGAAAGCGCGCATAGATTGATGTGAGCATTTCCTGTTCCCCTCACGGACGGTCGATAAACACTCAACATACCCACGGTCGCGGTCGATTATTGTTGATAACGATCAGGGAGACACACATGAAGAAACTGGTCGCGCTCTCGGGCGTCATAGTGCTGGCAGCGGGGATTTACTGGCTTCAGTACGACCGGCCGCGTTATATCACCGATGACTATCCAATCAAGGATCATCTCAGCCAGGGCGAGCGCCCCCCGAAGCCACCGGGTAAACGGCCCGGCGACTGGTTTCACGTCCAGCGAGCCTGGCCCCATGATACCCTATCAGTCGAGAAGCAATTGGTCGCAACCGAGTTCAGCCGCCAGGCGCTCGCCGCTTTCGCGCTCAAGGCCAGTGAGTCATCCGCCTGGCAGCAGGCAGGACCGACCAATATTCCGGGGCGCATTACGGCGATTGACGTCCATCCATCGGATCTCGCGACCGTATACGCAGGTTCAGCCGCGGGCGGCGTTTTCAAATCAACTGATTCAGGTGTGACCTGGTCGCCCATCTTCGACGATGTCGGCAGCCCGGCGATCGGCGCCATCGCTATCGATCCCAGTGATCCGGCGACTGTCTACGTCGGGACCGGTGAGGCCAACCAGGGGGCCGACAACTATCCGGGGACGGGAATATACAAGTCAATCGATGCGGGGTTGACGTGGAGCCACCTCGGCCTGACCGAATCACGCCACATCGGCAGGATCATCGTGGATCCATCCAATTCGCAGCGCATCTTCGTGGCCGCTGGCGGGCGACATTTCGGCGACGGGAACCCCGTTCGTGGCGTGTATCGCTCCGACGATGGTGGCGCCACCTGGCTACAGAAACTCTATATTTCCGATATCACGTCGTGTATAGACATCGTCTATAATCACAACGACGGCACGGTGCTGGCCGCCATGTGGGACAAAGTGCGGTATATCGATCAGCCTACGATTCTCGGCGGGCCGAATACGGGTGTCTATCGATCCTCCAATTTCGGAGACACTTGGGCGCCGGCGGGAGGCGGCATCCCGGGGCCCTCGGATACGCTTGGACGTATCGGACTGACGATGGCTCAGGCTTCAAACGTCGTGTACGCCATGTTTTCGAATCGAAGCGGCGAGTTTGTCAGCCTGTGGAAAAGCGTCAACAACGGGGCCACCTGGACGCGAGTGAATGACGGCGACCTGCTTGCCGCACCGTTGAACGCTTCGTGGGCAGGTGGCTGGTATTTCGGGCAGGTACGGGTGGCGCCGTCGGATCCAGATCTTGTATTTGCCACCGGACTTGACATCTGGCGCAGCAACGACGGAGGGGCCACGTGGTTCTGGACCTCCGGCAACATTCACGTGGATCAGCACGCCGTGTGGATCGATCCGAACAATCCAAACCGCGTATACTCCGGCGGTGATGGCGGCGTCAATTATTCGACCTCGGCCGGTAACAGCTGGGCGGTTCGACTCAATCAGCCGAGCACGCAGTTTTACGCCATCGAGATCGACCCAAGTGATCCCAACCGTCTCTACGGCGGAACGCAGGACAACGGTACGCTGCGCACGCTTACCGGCAACATAGATGATTGGACCGGGATTCTGGGCGGCGACGGATTCTACGTCATCGTCGATCCGACCGACCCGGACGTGATTTACGCCGAAGCCCAGAACGGATACCTGTATAAGTCCACCGATGGTGGTTTCAACTGGGGCTGGGCGCTTTCGTCCATCAATTACAACAATTACCGGCACAACTGGAGTACGCCGATCGCCATGGATCCGAATGACAACCTCGTGATCTACTACGGCACCAACCATTTGTTGCGCAGCATTGACGGCGCCGGCACGTTTGTCGAGATCAGCGGCGATCTGACAAACGGTCCGCATCCGCGCGGCAACTTCGGAACCATTACAACGATTGCCGTCGCGCCGTCCAACAGCAGTGTCGTGTACGTGGGAACGGATGACGGCAACGTCTGGGTGAGTCAGAATGTCGGCGCAGGCAATACGTGGACCAGACTCGATGCCAGTCTGCCAGACCGCTGGGTGACACGGGTGAATGTTGATCCGCACCACGCGAACATCGCCTACGTCACCTTTTCCGGTTTCTGGGACGGGGAACCGCAGCCGCACATATTCCGGACCGAGAACTATGGTGCGAATTGGACCGACATCGGTACGGGGCTTCCTGACTCTCCTATCAATGACGTTATCCCTGATCCGGAAGACTCATTGACGCTCTTCATCGGTACCGACTACGGAGTGTTTACGACAATCAACCTAGGTGCGAGCTGGGCGCCGCTCGGTACCGGGCTTCCGGTAATTCCGGTTCACGATCTGGCCTTTGACCCCGGTACTCGGCTGCTGGCGGCAGGTACCCATGGCAGGTCGATGTTCACCATCGATCTGGGCGGATGCTGCACGGGACAATCGGGTAACGTCAACGATAATATCGCCGGTACAGTAGATCTCTCCGACCTCATCTACCTGGTCAACGCGCTTTTCCAGGGCGGACCACTGCCACCGTGCAGTGCAGCAGCCAATGTCAACGGGGACTCGAACTGTGATATCGATTTGTCCGACCTGGTCTTCCTCGTAAACTACCTGTTTATGGGAGGCCCGGCTCCGATGCCGTGCATTGCGGGCTGCTAAGCCGATTTGCAGAGAGATTGGCAGGAGTCATTGTACGCGAGTGGTCGGCGGTCGCAGTCGGCCACTCTTTCTTGTTATTGCAGGATGGTCGCTCGGGGCTCTCCGTCGGTGAACGGCGTCAGTTCGGCAAGTCGCCGATCACCCAACTGAGATTCCATACTGCCTCAGGTTGCACTGAGCTGCCGCCGAACCTGACGGCCCGGCGGCTCTTTGAATCTACTATTTCGCCATGGTCAGGTCCTGCCGGTCGAGCTTGAGTTTCTCGAAGCTGTCGGCGGAGATGACATAGTACCAGTCAGCGAACCGGTTGTTCAGGTCTTCGGAGAGCCTGCGCCCTCGCTCCACCCGGCTTTTCCACCGGTCATGTTCGGTCGATAGCTCTTTGTTGCGACGATCATCGTCACTCAGCAGCGAGTCGGGTTTGGTGCGGAACTCTTCGTTGGCCGGCCGGGGCGGCTCGTCGAACGCCTTTGTATCGAAAGTGGTCGTTACAAAAAGATAGCGGCTCTCCTGCCCGTTCCCGGACGACTCCTCTGCGCCGTCCACACCGGCCGAAAGCGCGTCACCGGCGCCGAACAGGACTTCCCCGAACCGGAGCGTGTACGCTACACCGTCGTCGGTGAGCACCTTGAGCTCTCCCTCGTTTGAAAGTAACTGGCCATCCTGTCCGAGATAAAACCCCTTGCTCTGCAAAGACAGCACGTCGGCTTGTGAGATCGGCTCAGACGAAGAGGCCGTCAACGAACGAGACAGCCCTACCGGTTTGGGGCGCACCCCGACAATTGCGAGGCTGTCGAGCGCACCGAGCAGTCGATCGACGGCGATCGTATCGAGCGCGCGGCCGCTTGCGAGGTTATTGATTTTCCAGGCGCCGATATCGGTCCGCTCCAGCGTGATACGATCTCGTTCCTCCACTCGCCGGGTCCGCTCATTAATCGAATAGTCATTGATCTCAACGCGGTTGACTTTGCCCCGCGTGACTTCCAGTAGATCGGTCTTAATCCAATCGCTGAAGCGGCCGCTCAAGTCGACATCGGCACGAACGGCATACACCCGTTTCTGGTCCGGCTGCCGCACGAACTTCATTCCGGCCCGTCCGGGAACATCGCGACCGAAAATGAGATCGGCGAGGACCACGTCGTTCTGCCCGCGCACCGTGACGCGGGTTCCCCGGCCGTTGATCGACGGGCTGCTCTCATCGAGCGGATCTATCACCCCCAGCGTATCAAAATCGGCCGGCGAGTCGGTGCGGAAGTCGTCTTTCTTGAGTTCGATTATCCCCGCCGCGGTCCTGGCAAGCCGGTCGCGCGCGTCGGCCGGATAGTCGTGGTGGGATGGAATGGTCCATCGTCCATCCTTGAAATGCACTTTGAAAGGCCGCGCCGTGCCGGTTTCCTTGTCGAAGCTCACAATCTCAAGGCTCTGGGCCGCGTTCGGATCCGTGAAGTCGGCGAAGAATGGCTCGCCCTGATCCATGAAGGCCTCGGGAGTAATGCGTGACGGCGATGCGATCCAGGCTATAACAGCCAACACGACCGCTACCGCAGCGTAGATGACGGTTTTCCGGGTCTGGTCCATTGCCTAACTCCTCATCCTTCGCGCCGTCCGCGCTCCTTCAATCTCCCGGCGGCGACGGCGAATGAAGATCACCGTTCCGAGTACCAGCGCGGGAATCGGCGGCAGCAGGACCGCGAGTGTCTTTATCCTGCTTTGGATGGCGCGAATCGATGCTTCCATCTGCTCTTTGCTGGCTAATACTTGCGCCTCTTTAGTCGCTTCGATGCCGGCTTTGACCGTCTCGAATCTGCGGTTTTCCACTTCCTGCAGGTTTCGCATCATGATTTGCTTGGTCTGGTCATCGAGATCCGAACGCGTCTGAACTTCAGCAACCCGCTCGTTGAGTCGCTGCTGCGCCTCATTAAGGGCCTGCTGGGCCTCTCGTTCGGCCTGTTGTTCTTCATCCAGACGGCGCTGGACAAACCCACGCGTTTGGTCTTCGACCGCGGTCAAAGTACGATGCACCACTCGTTTCTTGCGCAATTCGATATAGGATGAATCCCCGACGAGTACGTCCATGCAGTTCAGCACAAAGGGGATGTTGTCGAAATTGAGCGCCGCAATGCCCTGTTGACGCAACATGAAAAACTGCTCGCCGATCAGGTCGGTATCGGCGATCACGATCGCATTGACTTTTTTGGGTGATGATGCCCCAGTTGTGTCGGACGACGGGAGTGTCCCACGGATCTGCGCAGCCAGGATGTACGATTCTCCGGCTGCCGTGCGCCGGACGTTTCGATTGAGCTGCATCCCGAAAAAGCCCCGCTGCACGAGCTGAGTGAAGTGTGATTTGCCGGAAATCCTCCCCGAACGGAGCAGCGGCGTAAA is from Candidatus Zixiibacteriota bacterium and encodes:
- a CDS encoding GNAT family N-acetyltransferase, which translates into the protein MYSIRPLDEASFDDAVTLMTNAYPGIARDGSAGLERVRQYMRDELLDPRVSYCGCYDDRRLVGFMRLHDFRINVRGTLISGGGVGGVAVDLTHKKRGVAKAMMEYYLRQYRSREASLALLWPFRPDFYHQMGFGYGAKMYRYRVTAQQLPPSEERFRCRFLNANDIPQLLGCHNAIAAERHGMAEENEHTFFKTFRPERMHKVLGYEFDGVLEGYAVLAFTNFDPGNFIKYDLRVHHLLYLTPRALSGMLGFLHSQFDQVRHVLIASPDDAFHYLCQDPRDNSDVLEQPVFHQTNTAGVGIMFRVIDFDRLCGQLQPVAFPGSEISVGIMLRDTFLPENDGRRVVAFRGGRAELVAVDSPTVEINLPIAEFSSMVMGAVTFDKLCEYGIATIDKPARVADVTRLFATETPPLCLTSF
- a CDS encoding CoA-binding protein; this encodes MKPDPAIVAFSTPQRVAVVGVSRTRWKFGNTVFRELLRRGYDAVPVSMSDVPIEGKRAFLSLSVIPDPPESVIVVVKPERVGGLVDEAVRTGVRRIWFQQGADFTEAAALAKAAGLDVVTGKCILMYAEPVGGIHAVHRYLSRLFSRLRGVS
- a CDS encoding dicarboxylate/amino acid:cation symporter; this translates as MMTRKSGNIVLAGMIAAAVLGALGGYYLPEFFSSIGFLGTIFLNALKMIVVPLIVASMIVGVTSLGDVRKLGRTAGYTFLYYLSTTALAVITGLILVNLLQPGVGVEQLGTDVSEIVAKGQGKTLLDVLVSLIPSNIVKAAADGDILPLIFFSLLFGAVLSSLGEKGKPVIEFFESLNLAIMKMVTLIIWFAPIGVLAIIGEIVARERGSVADLLSRLGMYVLTVLLGLMIHGAITLPLLLRVFAKRNALSYGANIGQALATAFTTASSSATLPLTMEQVVDRNKVDSRAASFVLPLGATINMDGTAMYEAVAALFIAQVYGVDLTIGQQVVIFFTATLASIGAAGIPHAGTVMMVFVLSAVDLPLEGIGFIWAIDWFLDRCRTTVNVWGDAVGAAIVANTREFSGRADEPLDPHV
- a CDS encoding glycosyl hydrolase, whose product is MKKLVALSGVIVLAAGIYWLQYDRPRYITDDYPIKDHLSQGERPPKPPGKRPGDWFHVQRAWPHDTLSVEKQLVATEFSRQALAAFALKASESSAWQQAGPTNIPGRITAIDVHPSDLATVYAGSAAGGVFKSTDSGVTWSPIFDDVGSPAIGAIAIDPSDPATVYVGTGEANQGADNYPGTGIYKSIDAGLTWSHLGLTESRHIGRIIVDPSNSQRIFVAAGGRHFGDGNPVRGVYRSDDGGATWLQKLYISDITSCIDIVYNHNDGTVLAAMWDKVRYIDQPTILGGPNTGVYRSSNFGDTWAPAGGGIPGPSDTLGRIGLTMAQASNVVYAMFSNRSGEFVSLWKSVNNGATWTRVNDGDLLAAPLNASWAGGWYFGQVRVAPSDPDLVFATGLDIWRSNDGGATWFWTSGNIHVDQHAVWIDPNNPNRVYSGGDGGVNYSTSAGNSWAVRLNQPSTQFYAIEIDPSDPNRLYGGTQDNGTLRTLTGNIDDWTGILGGDGFYVIVDPTDPDVIYAEAQNGYLYKSTDGGFNWGWALSSINYNNYRHNWSTPIAMDPNDNLVIYYGTNHLLRSIDGAGTFVEISGDLTNGPHPRGNFGTITTIAVAPSNSSVVYVGTDDGNVWVSQNVGAGNTWTRLDASLPDRWVTRVNVDPHHANIAYVTFSGFWDGEPQPHIFRTENYGANWTDIGTGLPDSPINDVIPDPEDSLTLFIGTDYGVFTTINLGASWAPLGTGLPVIPVHDLAFDPGTRLLAAGTHGRSMFTIDLGGCCTGQSGNVNDNIAGTVDLSDLIYLVNALFQGGPLPPCSAAANVNGDSNCDIDLSDLVFLVNYLFMGGPAPMPCIAGC
- a CDS encoding NAD(P)/FAD-dependent oxidoreductase; protein product: MHKETDTQAAAETLQRPLDRLPDRVFDVVVVGAGPAGSITSIHLAAAGLEVLLVDRDRFPREKVCGDCLLFDAIDALRRADLLDEITRRGHQPPVATIYSPRRYHFDVPGTYWTIKRRTFDAVLAFAAARRGVLFGHAEINEASVDREGIVCLHVTGCDRVIRSRLAVVATGAQVRLAGRTGLVAREEPSAVAVRRYVRSRYPIDRMILSYDRSLIPGYAWIIPLGDGEYNVGCGCQFEKGESYGSLKRVLETFLKEFPESRRLMEQSEEVSRLGGAALRCGLQGARLIDATSRFVAVGETAGATFPFTGEGIGKAMETGELAADAITRALSSRDFSQLEAYPRRVAEELRPRYRGYFFAEKWLSRPWLNDFVSWRIQSSPLLQRRFKDFVSDTGDPRKVFAVATLVRSFFQ
- a CDS encoding DUF4340 domain-containing protein, with product MDQTRKTVIYAAVAVVLAVIAWIASPSRITPEAFMDQGEPFFADFTDPNAAQSLEIVSFDKETGTARPFKVHFKDGRWTIPSHHDYPADARDRLARTAAGIIELKKDDFRTDSPADFDTLGVIDPLDESSPSINGRGTRVTVRGQNDVVLADLIFGRDVPGRAGMKFVRQPDQKRVYAVRADVDLSGRFSDWIKTDLLEVTRGKVNRVEINDYSINERTRRVEERDRITLERTDIGAWKINNLASGRALDTIAVDRLLGALDSLAIVGVRPKPVGLSRSLTASSSEPISQADVLSLQSKGFYLGQDGQLLSNEGELKVLTDDGVAYTLRFGEVLFGAGDALSAGVDGAEESSGNGQESRYLFVTTTFDTKAFDEPPRPANEEFRTKPDSLLSDDDRRNKELSTEHDRWKSRVERGRRLSEDLNNRFADWYYVISADSFEKLKLDRQDLTMAK